The DNA window CCGCCCTGCCCGGCCGGCACCGCCTGCTGCATCAGTTGCCCACGGAGTTCGACCAGTTTCACCGCATCGGCCAGCGCCAGGCTGCCCGCCGCGACCAGCGCCGAGTATTCACCCAGGCTGTGTCCCGCGACGAAAGCAGGCTGCGCACCACCTTCGGCCAACCACAGGCGCCACAATGCCAGCGAGGCGGTGAGAATGGCGGGCTGGGTGCGATCGGTACGGTTGAGCTCCTCGGCTGGCCCCTCCTGGGTCAGCGCCCAGAGGTCGTAGCCCAGTGCTGCGGAAGCTTCCGCGAAAGTATCTTTCACCACACTCTGCTGGGCACCCAGCTCGGCCAACATGCCGAGGGATTGCGAGCCCTGCCCGGGGAAGACGAAAGCGAGCGATGCGGACATTGAAAGGTTCTCTTGTGGTTCTGTTCGTCGTTGAAAACACGCCCCGAAGGGCGTTGCGAGTATCCGATTGGATGGCCGGCGACCCTATGCGGTCACATCCGGCGGCTGGCGACCGGTCACCAGCAACTGCTCCAGGCGGTCATGCAGACGCTGCGGCAGGTTCTGCTCGACATCCCTGGCCGCGCGAAGAATAGCAGCCTTGAAACCCTCATGACCTGCCGAGCCATGGCTCTTCACCACGATCCCTTGCAGTCCGAGGAAGCTGGCACCGTTGTATTGAGCAGGTGCCAGATCGCCCTTGAGACGGCGCAACAAAGGCATCGCCAGCAGCCCAAGGAAACGCGTGAACGGCGAGCGACGGAACATCGCATCGGCCCGCGCCGCGACCATTTCCACCAGCCCCTCGCTGGACTTGAGCAGGATATTGCCGACGAAACCATCGCACACCGCGACATCCGCCTCGCCACGAAAGACCCCATCACCTTCGATAAAACCCCGGTAATGGATATCCACCGCCCGCTCGAGCAACAGCGCCGCCTGCTTGACCTGCTGGTTGCCCTTGATCGGCTCCACCCCGACATTGAGCAGTGCGACCCTGGGCCGCGCCACGCCGAGCGTCTGCGCGGCGACCGAGCCCATGACAGCGAACTGATACAGATGCTCGGCATCGCAGTCGACATTGGCCCCAAGGTCGAGCAGCAGACAGGGTGCAGCTTGCGTCGGAATAGCCGTGACCATCGCAGGGCGATCCACTCCCGGCAGGGTCTTGAGGATATGCCGGGACAACGCCATCAACGCCCCGGTATTGCCGGCACTGACACAGGCATGCGCCTGACCGTCACGCACCTGCTCGAGCGCCAGACGCATCGATGAGCGCGGCTTGCCGCGCAGCGCCTGGGTCGGCCGCTCATCCATGCCAACGACTTCTTCGGCATCGATAATCGACAGGCGTGCGTGATCGACGCGACCATACTTGGTCACGAGCTCTTCTAACAGGGAACGTTGGCCAACCAGGGCCAGGCACAGCGAAGGGGAATCAGCCAGGCATTCGAGACTGGCCGGAACAATGCAACGGGGACCGAAGTCCCCGCCCATTGCGTCGATCGCGATAATCGGAGCGGACAAGATTACTCGTCAGCGCCCTTGTCGATCACTTTGCGACCACGGTAGAAACCGTCCGGGGAAACGTGGTGGCGCAGGTGAACTTCACCAGTGCTCTTTTCCACGGACAGGGCGTTCGCCTCAAGGGCGTCATGCGAACGACGCATGTCGCGGGCGGAACGGGATTTTTTGTTCTGCTGAACAGCCATCGAGATCAACTCCTAAACGTTTGGGTCACGCTTTAACTGCGCCAGTACGCTGAACGGGTTGGACCGCGTTACCTCGTCCTCACTCGGTCCGGGCACTTCAGGCCCAGCCGGCGGCTGGCAAATTTCATGGTCATGGAGTGGAACAATCGGCAGAGCGAGCAACAGCTCGTCTTCGGCCAGCGCCAGCAGATCCAGAGGATCTTCTCCCACTTCCAGCACGTCGTAGCCTTTGGGCAAATGCTCGGTGCTCTTTCCCTCACCAACGACTGCATACTCGCACTCGCTGTAGACGGGTAAGGCAACCTGCTCAAGGCAGCGCTGGCAGATCATCGTGACCTCGACCTCGAGCTGACTGCGGATAACCACGGTATTCTGCTCGTCACGCCCAAAACTGAAACGGGCATGCACCACACCCTGATCCCCTTCAAGGGGCTCAGTCAGTCGAGCGAATCCGGACAGCGGTATATCACCTTCAAGGGTAATGGCCCGGTCTGCCAGCTTGCGCGGATCGACGTGCGGAGGTATTGGTCCTTTAAACATAAGCGCGGCATTCTAGGGATGCACTCAAAGCCTGTCAAAGGAATTCCCACTGGACAGCTTCAAGCGCCAAGGGAACATAGCCGGGCGACATCCGGTTAGAGCACTGGCCTTTCCGATAGCCAATAGAGTCCAGCTATCAAAACAATGAGGATGCGGAATTTCCTTATCCCCCTCCAAAACCCTAGCCTTACCCTCAAATGAGACACGACTCCATTCGAGGTGCGCCATGCTCAAGACACTGACCTTCACCATCATGCACTTTTGCATTGCCTTCGGCGTGGCCTACGCCCTTACCGGCAGCATCGCTGTCAGTGGACTGGTGGCAGCCGTCGAACCCCTGTGCAACTCGGTGGGTTTCTATTTCCACGAAAAGGTATGGCAACGCTTCGAGAAAAACCGCGCCGCGCCGGCCAGCCGCCCCACACATGCCTGGCTGCATCATCACGCCTGAGGGACTGCAACGCTAAAGAATGCCAGGCGGAAAACACCCGGCACAGCCGCTACAATGCGCACCCCGCGACAGGAAACCGGCCATGCGCAACATTCTATTAGCCTCCAGCTCCCGCTACCGCCACGAACTGCTGCAACGTCTCCGCCTGCCTTTCGAAAGCGCGGCACCGGATATAGATGAAAGCCCAAGGACGGAGGAAAGCGCTCGCGACCTCGTGATGCGCCTGGCCCGGGAAAAGGCTCAGGCACTCGCAGGCAACCACCGCGACCACCTGATCATTGGCTCGGATCAGGTTGCCGTACTTGGCGAGCGCATCCTGGGCAAACCCCACACTTTCGAGCGCGCCTGCGAACAACTCAAGGCTGCCAGCGGCAGAAGCGTCAGCTTCCTCACGGGATTGGCATTGCTCGACAGCCACACAGGCCGACTGCAACTGGACTGCATCCCCTTCACCGTTCACTTCCGCGAGCTGAGCGATACATCCATCGAGCGCTATCTGCTGGCCGAACAGCCTTACGACTGCGCCGGCAGCTTCAAGTCGGAAGGCCTGGGAATCAGCCTGTTCAGGAAGACCGAGGGAGAGGACGCCACCAGCCTGGTCGGACTGCCGCTGATCAGGCTGGTGGACATGCTGTTGAACGAGGGTATCCAGATACCCTGAACCTCAACGCAACTGAGGGCCTTGCAATCCGACCCAGATGGACAAGTGCTCGGCGATACTTGCCCCGAGACGCTTGGTGAAACGATCGAAGGGTGTTTCCTTGATCGTGAAGTCAACCAGGTTCGGCTCACCGACGACCTCGCGCGCCACATAGGACGTGCTACCCAGGCCATCGATCAAGCCCAGTTCCAGCGCCTGTTCGCCAGACCAGACCAGGCCGGAGAACAGCTCCGGATGCGCCGCGACCTGCAGCCGCTCCCCACGCCCAGCCTTGACGCTATCGATGAACTGCCGATGCGTAGTCGACAGCACCCCCTGCCAGAACTCCGTTTCATCGGCTTTCTGTGGCTGGAAGGGGTCAAGGAACGCCTTGTGCTCGCCCGAGGTATAGACACGCCGCTCGACCCCTAGGGACTTCATCGCATCGACGAAACCGAAGGTGGCAGCCGTGACGCCAATGGAGCCGACCAGACTGGACTTGTCGGCATAGATCTCATCGGCGGCACTGGCTATATAGTAGGCGCCGGAAGCCCCGAGATCGGTGATGACCGCATAGACCTTGACCTGCGGGTACTTTGCACGCAAACGACGGATTTCGTCATAGACATAGCCCGACTGCACCGGACTGCCGCCAGGACTGTTGATGCGCAGCACCACCGCCCGGCTGGCCTCATCGGCGAAGGCCGCACGCAAGGCACCAATCAGGTTATCGGCACTGGCAGCCTCTTCATCGGCAATCATGCCCCGGACATTGATCACCGCGGTATGTGCTGC is part of the Pseudomonas sp. ABC1 genome and encodes:
- the plsX gene encoding phosphate acyltransferase PlsX; its protein translation is MSAPIIAIDAMGGDFGPRCIVPASLECLADSPSLCLALVGQRSLLEELVTKYGRVDHARLSIIDAEEVVGMDERPTQALRGKPRSSMRLALEQVRDGQAHACVSAGNTGALMALSRHILKTLPGVDRPAMVTAIPTQAAPCLLLDLGANVDCDAEHLYQFAVMGSVAAQTLGVARPRVALLNVGVEPIKGNQQVKQAALLLERAVDIHYRGFIEGDGVFRGEADVAVCDGFVGNILLKSSEGLVEMVAARADAMFRRSPFTRFLGLLAMPLLRRLKGDLAPAQYNGASFLGLQGIVVKSHGSAGHEGFKAAILRAARDVEQNLPQRLHDRLEQLLVTGRQPPDVTA
- the rpmF gene encoding 50S ribosomal protein L32, whose product is MAVQQNKKSRSARDMRRSHDALEANALSVEKSTGEVHLRHHVSPDGFYRGRKVIDKGADE
- a CDS encoding nucleoside triphosphate pyrophosphatase, which translates into the protein MRNILLASSSRYRHELLQRLRLPFESAAPDIDESPRTEESARDLVMRLAREKAQALAGNHRDHLIIGSDQVAVLGERILGKPHTFERACEQLKAASGRSVSFLTGLALLDSHTGRLQLDCIPFTVHFRELSDTSIERYLLAEQPYDCAGSFKSEGLGISLFRKTEGEDATSLVGLPLIRLVDMLLNEGIQIP
- a CDS encoding S49 family peptidase, coding for MSGEWKEPVKDDGQDRKSWKLLEKTLLAGVQEQRRARRWGIFFKLLTFGYLFAALLIFSPSLPLGSSQSGAAAHTAVINVRGMIADEEAASADNLIGALRAAFADEASRAVVLRINSPGGSPVQSGYVYDEIRRLRAKYPQVKVYAVITDLGASGAYYIASAADEIYADKSSLVGSIGVTAATFGFVDAMKSLGVERRVYTSGEHKAFLDPFQPQKADETEFWQGVLSTTHRQFIDSVKAGRGERLQVAAHPELFSGLVWSGEQALELGLIDGLGSTSYVAREVVGEPNLVDFTIKETPFDRFTKRLGASIAEHLSIWVGLQGPQLR
- a CDS encoding DUF2061 domain-containing protein, which produces MLKTLTFTIMHFCIAFGVAYALTGSIAVSGLVAAVEPLCNSVGFYFHEKVWQRFEKNRAAPASRPTHAWLHHHA
- a CDS encoding YceD family protein, encoding MFKGPIPPHVDPRKLADRAITLEGDIPLSGFARLTEPLEGDQGVVHARFSFGRDEQNTVVIRSQLEVEVTMICQRCLEQVALPVYSECEYAVVGEGKSTEHLPKGYDVLEVGEDPLDLLALAEDELLLALPIVPLHDHEICQPPAGPEVPGPSEDEVTRSNPFSVLAQLKRDPNV